A part of Canis lupus familiaris isolate Mischka breed German Shepherd chromosome 4, alternate assembly UU_Cfam_GSD_1.0, whole genome shotgun sequence genomic DNA contains:
- the ZNF488 gene encoding zinc finger protein 488 isoform X1, producing MGMEGSRRSRRFIVLRPRWGWPSLQGTQPPAPARGGRPTTPSPEARRSSEHPPRQLAPTLPVGMAAGKGTPRSASADDRWQLSEAEPGRGGKPVLLEKTNHLHPEAAAGNGGQDEAHADLLLPATPGKLGLGGPMAWACCEQGPSAFTEVPRLKKRPEGVQAQERGHANPKGHPGPRQLPRDLPRSPAGSKGSVWPRGAPGEQRSAFRTPARCPAGGPSPASVFQAGGPTGALGELLGLINTVDVPGWGQLSNPKLLVGDFWGLQTLPQNALVCSAFLGAPTLWLKRAPARTPAASSSSSAASRALLPPTFASLGLSTQNWCAKCNLSFRLTSDLVFHMRSHHKKERASPDPSSKKLREEAFMCPICHEYFQERHHLSRHMTSHS from the coding sequence AGTCCTGCGGCCCAGGTGGGGCTGGCCCAGCCTACAGGGGACCCAACCTCCGGCTCCTGCCCGGGGCGGGCGCCCCACAACCCCGAGCCCTGAAGCCCGACGGTCGTCGGAGCACCCTCCTCGTCAGCTGGCGCCCACCCTGCCCGTCGGCATGGCTGCTGGGAAGGGCACCCCACGGAGCGCTTCGGCTGACGACAGGTGGCAGCTGAGTGAAGCTGAGCCGGGCAGGGGCGGCAAGCCAGTGTTGCTGGAGAAAACCAACCACCTGCACCCTGAGGCCGCCGCGGGCAATGGGGGGCAGGACGAGGCCCATGCTGACCTGCTGCTGCCAGCAACCCCGGGCAAACTCGGACTGGGGGGTCCCATGGCCTGGGCGTGCTGCGAACAGGGGCCGAGCGCCTTCACGGAGGTGCCTCGGCTCAAGAAGAGGCCGGAGGGTGTGCAGGCCCAGGAAAGGGGGCATGCGAACCCCAAAGGCCATCCTGGTCCCCGGCAGCTGCCCCGGGACCTCCCCAGGAGTCCAGCTGGCAGCAAGGGCTCCGTGTGGCCTCGCGGAGCcccaggggagcagaggagcGCCTTCCGCACCCCAGCCAGGTGTCCGGCAGGGGGCCCTTCGCCAGCCTCTGTCTTCCAGGCAGGCGGGCCCACGGGTGCCCTCGGAGAGCTGCTGGGACTCATCAACACGGTGGACGTCCCCGGTTGGGGTCAACTTTCAAATCCTAAGCTTCTGGTGGGTGATTTCTGGGGCCTGCAAACGTTGCCACAGAATGCTCTGGTGTGCAGTGCTTTCCTGGGCGCCCCCACGCTGTGGCTGAAGCGAGCCCCGGCCCGGACACCCGCGGCCTCCTCGTCCTCTTCTGCGGCCTCCCGGGCCCTGCTGCCGCCCACGTTCGCCTCCCTGGGCCTGTCCACCCAGAACTGGTGTGCAAAGTGCAACCTGTCCTTTCGTCTGACCTCCGACCTGGTCTTCCACATGCGGTCCCACCACAAAAAGGAGCGTGCAAGCCCCGACCCCAGTTCTAAGAAGTTGAGAGAAGAGGCCTTCATGTGTCCCATTTGCCATGAATACTTCCAGGAGCGCCACCATCTCTCTCGGCACATGACCTCTCACAGTTAG
- the ZNF488 gene encoding zinc finger protein 488 isoform X2, producing MAAGKGTPRSASADDRWQLSEAEPGRGGKPVLLEKTNHLHPEAAAGNGGQDEAHADLLLPATPGKLGLGGPMAWACCEQGPSAFTEVPRLKKRPEGVQAQERGHANPKGHPGPRQLPRDLPRSPAGSKGSVWPRGAPGEQRSAFRTPARCPAGGPSPASVFQAGGPTGALGELLGLINTVDVPGWGQLSNPKLLVGDFWGLQTLPQNALVCSAFLGAPTLWLKRAPARTPAASSSSSAASRALLPPTFASLGLSTQNWCAKCNLSFRLTSDLVFHMRSHHKKERASPDPSSKKLREEAFMCPICHEYFQERHHLSRHMTSHS from the coding sequence ATGGCTGCTGGGAAGGGCACCCCACGGAGCGCTTCGGCTGACGACAGGTGGCAGCTGAGTGAAGCTGAGCCGGGCAGGGGCGGCAAGCCAGTGTTGCTGGAGAAAACCAACCACCTGCACCCTGAGGCCGCCGCGGGCAATGGGGGGCAGGACGAGGCCCATGCTGACCTGCTGCTGCCAGCAACCCCGGGCAAACTCGGACTGGGGGGTCCCATGGCCTGGGCGTGCTGCGAACAGGGGCCGAGCGCCTTCACGGAGGTGCCTCGGCTCAAGAAGAGGCCGGAGGGTGTGCAGGCCCAGGAAAGGGGGCATGCGAACCCCAAAGGCCATCCTGGTCCCCGGCAGCTGCCCCGGGACCTCCCCAGGAGTCCAGCTGGCAGCAAGGGCTCCGTGTGGCCTCGCGGAGCcccaggggagcagaggagcGCCTTCCGCACCCCAGCCAGGTGTCCGGCAGGGGGCCCTTCGCCAGCCTCTGTCTTCCAGGCAGGCGGGCCCACGGGTGCCCTCGGAGAGCTGCTGGGACTCATCAACACGGTGGACGTCCCCGGTTGGGGTCAACTTTCAAATCCTAAGCTTCTGGTGGGTGATTTCTGGGGCCTGCAAACGTTGCCACAGAATGCTCTGGTGTGCAGTGCTTTCCTGGGCGCCCCCACGCTGTGGCTGAAGCGAGCCCCGGCCCGGACACCCGCGGCCTCCTCGTCCTCTTCTGCGGCCTCCCGGGCCCTGCTGCCGCCCACGTTCGCCTCCCTGGGCCTGTCCACCCAGAACTGGTGTGCAAAGTGCAACCTGTCCTTTCGTCTGACCTCCGACCTGGTCTTCCACATGCGGTCCCACCACAAAAAGGAGCGTGCAAGCCCCGACCCCAGTTCTAAGAAGTTGAGAGAAGAGGCCTTCATGTGTCCCATTTGCCATGAATACTTCCAGGAGCGCCACCATCTCTCTCGGCACATGACCTCTCACAGTTAG